In Glycine soja cultivar W05 chromosome 10, ASM419377v2, whole genome shotgun sequence, the genomic stretch AAAGTTAGAGGTAATTTTAGAAGAAACtattaatttaagataaatttaatactataaattaatttaattaattttcttaataaaataaattaactaattgAGTCGAGGAAGTGGGAaagtataattttgtttaagaaGTTTAGTATTCTATCATATGCATCATCTGAGTCTATTAAACTAGATTATAAAACAATtgttgaaaagtaaaaaaaataaaaaaatcttgaaatGGGATAACAGCTAAATACAGAAACTTCTCATATCCtagttattttgatttttgggacCATAATTTCGGATTTCCATCTACTGGGTTTCTGAATTTTGCTATGTCTACAGCACTATGTTCCTTTGCGGCTGCATTCGTGACACGCAAATGATGTAGAAGACAAGTTTGTTTTGTTGGCCGCCTATGTTTTCCCAAAGATCACGTGTTTATCTTCACTGTCAAAACAGGATGTATCAGACCGAGTTCTTATTTTTGTTcgtaagagaatttttttttaaccaccCTAATTTCGTAACAATTTATGCCCAGTGTAATGTTTctggaaaattataaaattgaaatgctggtcgaaaagagaaagaaaaaaagagatatcATGAATTTGAATCttgctaataaattaataactaacgttgagaaataacaaaaattataatgctcccGATATTTTGAACAATTATTTTTGTTCCACTTTGTTTAGGGGATTTTTCactctaaataaaatatttttggctttttcgGGTAGGGAGTTGGTATGCCGTATGCTGCTGCCCATTCTGTTAAGGTAATGCTGGCTACAGCATTCTGAATTATCACTTTGTATCTTAACTAGTGAGTATATTTTGTGCTATTAtttagtcaataaaaaataaaataaattggctTATTAAAAACCTATTTGAAGCTCTGTAGAAGACAATTATACTAACATGAAGATGATAACCTCATAACCATATCCCTTTCATTCTAAATTATGAACAATGCCAACGAAAGATGTTTATTTAGTCAAACTgagacataattttaaaacatagaaGACGGTGAAAATACATGTACCTATGTAAGaagaatacaaaaaaattaataacttaaattTGTTATTCAGAGTGGACATTATAGAAATTCTTATCTCACGACACTACTCACTACCCCAAGTTTTGGATAGCGCTACCCAAATTTCCCTTTTTGGTGAAACAAAAGAGTTTTGGTCCTCAATCCCTTTGatgaataagaaaaaaggaaaattattttgttaagacTTGAGATATCCTCAGCACCCGACCTTAATTCTATTAATGTGTAATGGAGCCAAATACTTTATCCGTTTTTGTTATCTAGTTTTGCTTCTAATAAAGTAACTTGACAAGGACCATATAAAGATAGACAACGAAGAACACAAATTCCATAAACCTTTAAGATGTTGGGCTTTGTTAGCTGTAGTAGTAACATATGACATGTCTATGAACAAAGCAAACAGAAGGGAATTACTTCCCGCAAATAGGGAGCGTGCAGGAAGTAAAAGCCCAAACATAAGCGTATACATAAGGCTAGGCCCAATGGCGTATTGCACTGAATATGGTAACCTAGGCCCAGTACGTCCCACCCGTTTATTTTGGCGCACTCGTGCATTATAATCTATGCTAATTATACATATTATCATGCACAAAGGGCAACcttatgttatatatttaattggCATTGAGGTAGCGACAATCCTTTCTGATTTCACCTTCATCTCCTGTTAAAGGATTGGTCTCTGACAACAAAAGAATGGCCCTTGAGAATTGTTGGTTGAAATAATCATTGTCGTTGGCCATCTTTTGGACATAAGGTGCAGTTATTGGGTCAGTGGCAAGCTCTTCATCCACAATTAGAAGACCCTTGTGTTGCAAGATGTTCTTGTAGTAGTTGTTGTCAATGATCATTGGCGTTTTAAGGTCGTTCCTAGAATACAGAACAGCTTTTGGATCGGGATTGGGTGTTGGGCAGCGACGTTTTAGGTACTCAGCGTGTGCAGGGTTTAGTGTTGAATCCACGGTGGGGTATAATCTGTGCACCAGGTTCTTGCAGTGAACTCTTCCAACCGAGTGAGCTCCTAAGTCAACCAACAAATGGCTTCGGTTAACTCATGAAATAAGTTATCTTGAACTTTCACATCCCATGACATATCTATACATATTTCTTGTATAAATACCATGtcttcttaaatattactaTAGTACTCATGCAAAGCTAGTATGCTAgtgtatttatgttttattttattgcccagtttttttttatagattacaAAAGGTTATTTAAGTATGTAAACGAGGATATATAAAATGAGTTGGATCactaagaaaaaattatgaattttatttctttttactaacaaaattaatattctaataaactaacatttatagatatattttttatatatataaatgagttTTACATGTTAGTGGGAGATGAATTCTCACTTCCAACAAATGCCATTTTAGATATATACAAATAGtctcataatttttattgtgcatataactataaattatactttaatttCTATGACTCATTTTTATTACTGGCTTTAGATTTCAATCAAGGGTAAGttgttaaaaaaacttaatatttaattgagatttatataattaactgtggttaattaatttttttaattagtgcgaataatttaaaaaaaatatttgagaccaagtaaataaatataataatggcagtatattaatttaattggaaaaaaagtataaattatacgAATATGTTTTATATTAGTGGGCTAGTTTGACATGATCATGACAGCTACAACATATTGAAGTCGTGTCTGGGTTTCTGCCTAATAGGTTAGGCAATTGTCCATATATTAATTGCTTAAGCATTAGTTTCGTTTAAGTAAATAAAGGCGCttaaatgaattatattttgacTTTAGAAATACTAGATGTTATTATAATCGGAATTAAAGAATTTCAATATTATGTGTAACACAGCATGTTTTTATACCTAAAAGAGCGACTGTGGCTTCAACGTCAATGCCAATGGCTTGAAAACGAGACAGCACTGAGGACATGGAATCATTGTGGTTTGGAATCAAGGCTTCCACCTCCGTTGCATAGCTTTCTTTGCTATCCTTTCGCCCTGTCTTCATTTCAATGCTTGGTCCTCCCAACTGCGCAcatcaacattaattaaatcacattttcaaattaattctcTAAGCAATTTGTCCTTTAACAAAGTAATAAATACAAGAAGTTCAtcaaaaaacataatataattttgaaaaaattatagtgtattgttttttttttgggtcatCAATATTGGTGTAACATATTTATCCACCActaatttttgttacaaaatttggcTTATTACTTTTGGTAGCATctcttcacaattttttttttcttatacacAAGACTCGATACAGATATGAGCTTATCACTCGaaacatattcaaaatattttttaccatttctatatttaattctttgataagaatattaaaaacaattgtTAGCATTTTTGGTCATCAGAAACATTCAATTAGGGAAATGAATATAGAAGTGCATACAGAAGAAGAGTCTGAAGAGAGGAATTGAGACATACCAAGGCAATGCCATCTCTAGCAGAAAGAGCAACAATGTCAGCGCATGAAACCGTCAAGGGGCATTCTTTCTCAACCGCTGCTTTGATGGTGTTTACGTACTTGAAGTTTCTCATCCCAAAACTTCTATCCGACGCCTGCTCCGACACTACATCGCTCACCGTCGCTAACAGTAGTGATGCATCGCATGACTGCGTCAGaaccaaatcaatttttttaactgtttCATGCATATGATATTGTTGTTAACTAATTATGATGTATCTTGATatgtgtataataataataataatgaaaatctGGCACCTTAACCACGCAATCGTGGAAGAGATTTCTGACCCACGAAACGGCAGTGTTTCCATGCTTGTTGTATAGTTGTGTGACTTGTTCCTTGATTATCTCTTCAGCTTTTGGGCAGCTTTTAGAGTAGTAATTCAACTCAACTTGGCTTTGGCCTATACATGTACAACATGCATGATCatatataattagaaaaataatccaTTGATTTGCTTACGTACTATTTTGACACCAAGAATGAGAAACAGAGAAATATATATGcatgataaattaaaatgaaagaattaaTGAGGTGTTTGATATATGTAAGAAtctttatatatcattaattaatgaCAAATATGCTAaggttaaagaatttaaaatagaagtatttttattgaaagataaaaaattaattaagttatttatgattattttttgtattttttttaatgatttttacattaaataattttccattttagttttttaacaaGGTCCTTAGGAGAAAGGATATTGGTTTAGTAAGACCCTTAATTAATCCATATATTATGGATGAAGGATGGAAAATAGTGTACGGAGTATGTCCAATTATACatagagaaaaaagataaaagagacaaaatataaatatgataaatgatatataatataaaaaaagataaaaaacaatcaaGTGTGTCAAATTGAATATGTATATAACATGTAAGTGTTTATGTATAATTACGGAAAAATTAGTGCAACTTCAAACCTGTCATCTATATCACTATAATTAAAAATGCGAAGGATTAATTAATCGAAATGGAAAACCCATGATTGAGTAAATAATTggagtaattaaataataattatttgcaAATAAAC encodes the following:
- the LOC114369950 gene encoding peroxidase 21-like, which gives rise to MATITKPPSNICFLLLLLLAHFHLGQSQVELNYYSKSCPKAEEIIKEQVTQLYNKHGNTAVSWVRNLFHDCVVKSCDASLLLATVSDVVSEQASDRSFGMRNFKYVNTIKAAVEKECPLTVSCADIVALSARDGIALLGGPSIEMKTGRKDSKESYATEVEALIPNHNDSMSSVLSRFQAIGIDVEATVALLGAHSVGRVHCKNLVHRLYPTVDSTLNPAHAEYLKRRCPTPNPDPKAVLYSRNDLKTPMIIDNNYYKNILQHKGLLIVDEELATDPITAPYVQKMANDNDYFNQQFSRAILLLSETNPLTGDEGEIRKDCRYLNAN